In a genomic window of Quercus lobata isolate SW786 chromosome 4, ValleyOak3.0 Primary Assembly, whole genome shotgun sequence:
- the LOC115985006 gene encoding uncharacterized protein LOC115985006: METETGSTPSHEVDSNVVDSCSRVREKVDPAWEHFSLGLDEKGRNTFTCVYCRQTYKGRGINRMKKHLVGIKGDIGSCKKVSHDVRYQMLEYVKEFELKKKAEKQRQEEMFSVPSTNSDLQEDDDVQEVFSSGLPKKPVLGKRKGTKPVDNYFAPRTTPGAQPGLKSVFQSKERVRQADMVIAGFLYDNCIPSNVVNSVYYQMMIDAIAAASPGYKGPSYHAVRVPLLRDNKKEVQLLVESQCRHWVEVGCTLMADGWTDTRHKSLINFLVYCPRGMVFVKSVDASDIVKNTRNLFKLFDEVVTWIGPKNIVHLVTDNASNYDMGDMPHVERLKNRATKVTVFIYNHVVLIAWLRKRLGWTDIVRARATRFATTFLSFGSLHVHKHDLQALVTSKFFVDNRLARESKTKEVVSIILDNSFWDDINVLVKISSPLIRLLRIVDSDQRPAIGYVYEGMHRARLGIKKIFRMKKHLYKPYNSIIKNRWDKHLRKDLHAAAYWLNPAFQYDEENFCRKPAVNMAILDYIGTKYDGDQEKVIKETQYFRDRIRNFDRDLALSTSKTTHPGEK; this comes from the exons ATGGAAACAGAGACTGGGTCTACTCCATCACATGAAGTTGATTCCAATGTAGTGGACTCTTGCTCAAGAGTAAGGGAAAAGGTTGATCCGGCTTGGGAACATTTTAGCCTTGGGTTGGATGAGAAGGGACGGAATACTTTTACATGTGTGTATTGTAGGCAAACATATAAAGGTAGGGGTATTAATAGGATGAAAAAACACCTTGTGGGGATAAAAGGTGATATTGGATCATGTAAAAAGGTTTCTCATGATGTGAGATACCAAATGTTGGAATATGTGAAGGAGTTTGAGTTGAAGAAAAAAGCTGAGAAACAACGTCAAGAAGAAATGTTTAGTGTGCCTTCCACAAATAGTGATTtgcaagaagatgatgatgttCAAGAAGTATTTAGTAGTGGGTTGCCTAAAAAACCTGTTTTAGGTAAAAGAAAGGGTACAAAGCCAGTGGATAATTACTTTGCTCCAAGAACTACTCCAGGAGCTCAACCTGGTCTTAAAAGTGTATTCCAAAGCAAAGAAAGGGTGAGGCAAGCTGATATGGTTATTGCAGGGTTTCTGTATGACAATTGCATTCCTTCTAATGTAGTGAATTCAGTGTACTACCAAATGATGATTGATGCCATAGCTGCTGCTAGTCCTGGTTACAAAGGTCCATCTTATCATGCTGTACGGGTCCCTTTGTTGAGGGATAATAAGAAAGAAGTTCAGTTGTTGGTTGAGTCACAATGTAGGCATTGGGTAGAAGTTGGATGTACACTTATGGCTGATGGTTGGACAGATACTAGACATAAGTCATTGATTAATTTCCTTGTTTATTGTCCTAGGGGAATGGTATTTGTAAAATCAGTTGATGCCTCAGATATTGTGAAGAATACCAGAAACTtgtttaaattgtttgatgaagTAGTTACATGGATTGGTCCAAAGAACATAGTTCACTTGGTTACTGATAATGCTTCCAATTAT GATATGGGAGACATGCCTCATGTGGAGAGACTAAAAAATCGTGCAACCAAAGTtacagtttttatttataatcatgTAGTTTTGATTGCTTGGTTGAGGAAGAGACTTGGTTGGACAGATATTGTACGTGCAAGAGCAACAAGATTTGCTACTACTTTCCTTTCATTTGGAAGCCTTCATGTGCATAAGCATGACTTGCAAGCCTTAGTGACTAGCAAGTTCTTTGTGGACAATAGATTGGCAAGAGAGTCAAAGACAAAAGAAGTAGTTTCTATCATTTTGGATAATTCTTTTTGGGATGATATTAATGTTCTTGTCAAGATTTCATCGCCACTCATTCGTTTGTTACGGATTGTTGATTCTGATCAAAGGCCTGCAATAGGATATGTGTATGAGGGCATGCATAGAGCACGGTTGGGAATCAAGAAGATCTTCCGAATGAAGAAGCACTTGTACAAGCCATACAACTCAATTATAAAAAACCGTTGGGACAAGCATTTGCGTAAAGATCTTCATGCTGCTGCATATTGGTTAAATCCCGCTTTTCAATATGATGAGGAGAATTTTTGTCGGAAACCAGCAGTAAATATGGCTATTTTGGACTACATTGGGACAAAATATGATGGTGATCAAGAAAAGGTAATTAAGGAAACCCAATATTTTCGAGACCGTATTAGGAACTTTGATAGAGATCTTGCATTGTCAACAAGCAAGACCACTCATCCAGGCGAGAAGTAA